TGGAGGCGATCGTCCGGGCGGCGGAGTCGGGACGCATCGGAGCCCTGGTCGCCGTAGTGCTCAGCAACCGGTCCGACGCGGAAGGGCTGCGCAAGGCGCAGGAGCACGGCATCGAGACCGTGGTGGTCGATTCGCGCTCCGACGCCAGCCGCGACGAGCATGACCGGAGGATGGTGGCCGCCCTGGAGGAGCGCCGGGTGGACCTGGTCTGCCTCGCCGGCTACATGAAGGTGCTCACGCCGGTCTTCCTGAAGGCATTCGCCGGACGAATCCTGAACGTGCACCCGTCGCTGCTGCCGGCCTTTCCCGGGCTGGACGCGCAGCGGCAGGCCCTCGAGCATGGGGTACGCCTCGCCGGGGCGACGGTCCATCTGGTCGACTCCGGCGTGGACACCGGGCCGATCGTCCTGCAGGCGGCGGTGCCGGTGGAGCCGGAGGACACTCCGGCGTCTCTGTCCGAGAGGATCCTGAAAGAGGAGCATCGGATCTACCCGGAAGCCGTCCGCCTCTTCTTCGAGGACCGCCTCAGGGTGGAGGGAAGGCGCGTGCGCATCCTGCCGCGGGCGGACAGGTGATTGCGGCCGTCTGCGAGCGGACGGCCCGGCGTTCCGCCGTGACGGGATGTGACAGAGAGACCGTGGCGATGCCCGGGGAGCCGGGGCACGCGGATTGCTGGGGAGGCGCGGCGGAGGGCCGCCGGAGACGCTCATGGAAACTCACGAAGCTTCACGTCCCCAGCCGGTCCCCGCGAAGAGCCCGCGGTTGTCCGATCTGGAGCCTGCCATCGCCCGGCCGCGCGAGAAGATGCTCAAGTATTCGGTCCGGGCCCTCACCAACACCGAGCTGCTGGCCGTCGTGCTGGGCAGCG
The Candidatus Polarisedimenticolia bacterium DNA segment above includes these coding regions:
- the purN gene encoding phosphoribosylglycinamide formyltransferase — encoded protein: MKADGRIGILISGRGSNMEAIVRAAESGRIGALVAVVLSNRSDAEGLRKAQEHGIETVVVDSRSDASRDEHDRRMVAALEERRVDLVCLAGYMKVLTPVFLKAFAGRILNVHPSLLPAFPGLDAQRQALEHGVRLAGATVHLVDSGVDTGPIVLQAAVPVEPEDTPASLSERILKEEHRIYPEAVRLFFEDRLRVEGRRVRILPRADR